In one Lolium rigidum isolate FL_2022 chromosome 3, APGP_CSIRO_Lrig_0.1, whole genome shotgun sequence genomic region, the following are encoded:
- the LOC124696823 gene encoding glucan endo-1,3-beta-glucosidase 3-like isoform X1: MKKLSFFLILLLAAAAAVRGDDGTHTDLACALVSTLIVQSTVSLLYQFDWAYIGVNIGTAMSSVPAPSQITTLLRSQNIRHIRLYDADQAMLSALANTGIRVIVSVPNDQLLGIGQSNATAARWIARNVAAHFPLVNITAIAVGSEVLSTLPNAAPLLMPAVRYLQNALVAAALDRYIKVSTPHSSSIILDSFPPSQAFFNRSLDPVLVPLLKFLQSTGAPLMLNVYPYYDYMRSNGVIPLDYALFRPLPPNKEAVDANTLLHYTNVFDAVVDAAYFAMAYLNVTNVPVMVTETGWPHKGDASAEPDANADNADTYNSNLIRHVMNVTGTPKHPGVAVPTYIYELYDEDTRPGTASEKYWGLFDMNGVPAYALHLTGSGVLLANDTTNQTYCVARDGADEKMLQAALDWACGPGKVDCSVLTQGQPCYDPDTVQDHATYAFNAYYHGMGMGSGTCYFSGVAVITTTDPSHGPCVYSGKNGSALLNGTSLAPSTNSTVSGSGRTFGDVSSFVRSVVTTLLLSVVVLL, from the exons CACACACACCGATTTGGCCTGCGCGCTTGTCAGCACTCTGATCGTGCAGAGCACCGTCTCGCTCCTCTACCAGTTTGACT GGGCATACATCGGCGTGAACATCGGCACGGCCATGTCATCGGTGCCAGCTCCGTCCCAGATCACGACGCTGCTCCGGTCGCAGAACATCCGCCACATCCGGCTCTACGACGCGGACCAGGCGATGCTGTCGGCGCTGGCCAACACGGGCATCCGCGTCATCGTCTCCGTGCCCAACGACCAGCTCCTGGGCATCGGCCAGTCCAACGCCACGGCGGCGCGGTGGATCGCCCGCAACGTCGCCGCCCACTTCCCGCTGGTGAACATCACGGCCATCGCCGTGGGCTCCGAGGTGCTCTCCACGCTGCCCAACGCGGCGCCGCTCCTCATGCCCGCCGTGCGCTACCTCCAGAACGCGCTCGTCGCCGCGGCGCTCGACCGCTACATCAAGGTCTCCACGCCGCACTCCTCCTCCATCATCCTCGACTCCTTCCCGCCCTCCCAGGCCTTCTTCAACCGCTCCCTCGACCCGGTCCTCGTCCCGCTGCTCAAGTTCCTGCAGTCCACCGGCGCGCCCCTCATGCTCAACGTCTACCCCTACTACGACTACATGCGCTCCAACGGGGTCATCCCGCTCGACTACGCGCTGTTCCGCCCGCTCCCGCCCAACAAGGAGGCCGTCGACGCCAACACGCTGCTGCACTACACCAACGTCTTCGACGCCGTGGTCGACGCCGCCTACTTCGCCATGGCCTACCTCAACGTCACCAACGTCCCCGTCATGGTCACCGAGACCGGCTGGCCGCACAAGGGCGACGCGTCCGCCGAGCCCGACGCCAACGCCGACAACGCCGACACCTACAACAGCAACCTCATCCGCCACGTGATGAACGTCACCGGCACGCCCAAGCACCCGGGCGTCGCCGTGCCCACCTACATCTACGAGCTCTACGACGAGGACACCCGCCCCGGGACCGCGTCCGAGAAGTACTGGGGCCTCTTCGACATGAACGGCGTCCCGGCCTACGCGCTGCACCTAACCGGCTCCGGCGTGCTGCTCGCCAACGACACCACCAACCAGACCTACTGCGTCGCAAGGGACGGCGCCGACGAGAAGATGCTCCAGGCCGCACTCGACTGGGCGTGTGGCCCCGGGAAGGTGGACTGCTCCGTGCTCACCCAGGGCCAGCCGTGCTATGACCCGGACACCGTCCAGGATCACGCGACGTACGCCTTCAACGCCTACTACCATGGGATGGGGATGGGATCTGGGACCTGCTACTTCTCCGGAGTCGCCGTCATCACCACCACCGATCCGA GCCATGGGCCTTGTGTTTACAGTGGGAAGAACGGCAGCGCGCTGCTGAACGGGACCTCGCTGGCGCCGTCAACCAACTCAACGGTATCCGGCTCCGGGCGGACATTCGGCGACGTCTCGTCATTCGTCCGGTCCGTCGTCACCACGCTGCTCTTGAGCGTCGTCGTTCTGTTGTAG
- the LOC124696823 gene encoding glucan endo-1,3-beta-glucosidase 3-like isoform X2 produces MKKLSFFLILLLAAAAAVRGDDGAYIGVNIGTAMSSVPAPSQITTLLRSQNIRHIRLYDADQAMLSALANTGIRVIVSVPNDQLLGIGQSNATAARWIARNVAAHFPLVNITAIAVGSEVLSTLPNAAPLLMPAVRYLQNALVAAALDRYIKVSTPHSSSIILDSFPPSQAFFNRSLDPVLVPLLKFLQSTGAPLMLNVYPYYDYMRSNGVIPLDYALFRPLPPNKEAVDANTLLHYTNVFDAVVDAAYFAMAYLNVTNVPVMVTETGWPHKGDASAEPDANADNADTYNSNLIRHVMNVTGTPKHPGVAVPTYIYELYDEDTRPGTASEKYWGLFDMNGVPAYALHLTGSGVLLANDTTNQTYCVARDGADEKMLQAALDWACGPGKVDCSVLTQGQPCYDPDTVQDHATYAFNAYYHGMGMGSGTCYFSGVAVITTTDPSHGPCVYSGKNGSALLNGTSLAPSTNSTVSGSGRTFGDVSSFVRSVVTTLLLSVVVLL; encoded by the exons GGGCATACATCGGCGTGAACATCGGCACGGCCATGTCATCGGTGCCAGCTCCGTCCCAGATCACGACGCTGCTCCGGTCGCAGAACATCCGCCACATCCGGCTCTACGACGCGGACCAGGCGATGCTGTCGGCGCTGGCCAACACGGGCATCCGCGTCATCGTCTCCGTGCCCAACGACCAGCTCCTGGGCATCGGCCAGTCCAACGCCACGGCGGCGCGGTGGATCGCCCGCAACGTCGCCGCCCACTTCCCGCTGGTGAACATCACGGCCATCGCCGTGGGCTCCGAGGTGCTCTCCACGCTGCCCAACGCGGCGCCGCTCCTCATGCCCGCCGTGCGCTACCTCCAGAACGCGCTCGTCGCCGCGGCGCTCGACCGCTACATCAAGGTCTCCACGCCGCACTCCTCCTCCATCATCCTCGACTCCTTCCCGCCCTCCCAGGCCTTCTTCAACCGCTCCCTCGACCCGGTCCTCGTCCCGCTGCTCAAGTTCCTGCAGTCCACCGGCGCGCCCCTCATGCTCAACGTCTACCCCTACTACGACTACATGCGCTCCAACGGGGTCATCCCGCTCGACTACGCGCTGTTCCGCCCGCTCCCGCCCAACAAGGAGGCCGTCGACGCCAACACGCTGCTGCACTACACCAACGTCTTCGACGCCGTGGTCGACGCCGCCTACTTCGCCATGGCCTACCTCAACGTCACCAACGTCCCCGTCATGGTCACCGAGACCGGCTGGCCGCACAAGGGCGACGCGTCCGCCGAGCCCGACGCCAACGCCGACAACGCCGACACCTACAACAGCAACCTCATCCGCCACGTGATGAACGTCACCGGCACGCCCAAGCACCCGGGCGTCGCCGTGCCCACCTACATCTACGAGCTCTACGACGAGGACACCCGCCCCGGGACCGCGTCCGAGAAGTACTGGGGCCTCTTCGACATGAACGGCGTCCCGGCCTACGCGCTGCACCTAACCGGCTCCGGCGTGCTGCTCGCCAACGACACCACCAACCAGACCTACTGCGTCGCAAGGGACGGCGCCGACGAGAAGATGCTCCAGGCCGCACTCGACTGGGCGTGTGGCCCCGGGAAGGTGGACTGCTCCGTGCTCACCCAGGGCCAGCCGTGCTATGACCCGGACACCGTCCAGGATCACGCGACGTACGCCTTCAACGCCTACTACCATGGGATGGGGATGGGATCTGGGACCTGCTACTTCTCCGGAGTCGCCGTCATCACCACCACCGATCCGA GCCATGGGCCTTGTGTTTACAGTGGGAAGAACGGCAGCGCGCTGCTGAACGGGACCTCGCTGGCGCCGTCAACCAACTCAACGGTATCCGGCTCCGGGCGGACATTCGGCGACGTCTCGTCATTCGTCCGGTCCGTCGTCACCACGCTGCTCTTGAGCGTCGTCGTTCTGTTGTAG